The Synechococcus sp. BL107 nucleotide sequence TTTCCAAGCCTGATAATTAAAAGTCGGAGTAAAGACTTGAGCCGATCTTCTGATTTGATCGGATGTCTTACTGTATAAAGTCTAAAAATCCATTCCTGGAGAAAGTCATCGTTGGAAGTATGGGCTTTTTGTTCATTGTTGATCTTGATAATACAGTCTGTTATCGCTTCGATTTGTAGATTTTGTGAGTCGGGATGGCAGAATTTGCAGTCATCTAATGAAGACATAAGCGCAACCGTGATTTCCGGATGGCTTTCATTTTCAATGGTCGATAATCGGATTATTCCTTGCTCGGCAACGATTGTTGTTGGCCAATTGTGATTTGGCTTGGTCAGAATGAGTCTCTGTCCTGCTTGCAGTGAGCACGGCTTGGGCTGCCCCTTGCGTTCGCCTCCGCTTGTGCTTATTGCCATTCGTGCTTGTTGCAATTGATACGTAGTGAGGTGTCATCAGTGCCTGAGCCAACTCTTTCTTGTGCCATTAATGTCTTTGTTAATTGATGTCGTCTTGGATGGTTATATCACGACTTGCTTTCCCTTTGCTTTTTGTGATTGTTGTTTCGACGTTCTGTTGGGTTAGATCTGAGTCGTTTCGTTTTGCCTCAAGCTCTAGCGATCAATCGTCTTGCCGGTTATCCATAACACCTGTGATAAATCGACTTGTTTAAGTAGCTCCATGTGCTCATTTGTTAGTGCTTGAGCGGTCTCGTGATCTCCGGCTAAGGAATGCATCGATATT carries:
- a CDS encoding helix-turn-helix domain-containing protein, translating into MAISTSGGERKGQPKPCSLQAGQRLILTKPNHNWPTTIVAEQGIIRLSTIENESHPEITVALMSSLDDCKFCHPDSQNLQIEAITDCIIKINNEQKAHTSNDDFLQEWIFRLYTVRHPIKSEDRLKSLLRLLIIRLGKRTQEGYKLQFLLSHSRLAEMIGTTRSTVSRSLGALKEKGIISIDEMKEELVVKDSELIPTTATRVTLPL